The genomic DNA AAAACCAGACAAAATAGAGGTACGCTTAGGTAACGCAATGCCAACATTGTGGCGCATCCCTTCCTGGCAGCGCCGAGTCTTTCGAAAGGCGACAGGTGGTAGATACATCTCCCTTAAGACTGGAGGCGACCGAGCGCCAAGCCGAGCAAAAAACCTGTCCTGTCTGCGGTATCTGCAACAAGGCATCATTTCCTGAAAGTGTGAACCGGCCGGTGCAGTATGGTCCCCTGATCAAATCACTGGCTGTCTACATGAATCAGTACCAACTCATTCCCTACGACCGTGTCGAGGAATTATTTAAAGACCTGTTCGGCCAGCCGTTTTCAGAGGGTTCCCAAGGGCGCCGCCAACGGGATCTGCTACGAAGCTCTGGAAAGCTACGAGCAGGAGATCAAACGCCAGATATTAATTGAACCGGTCATCAACTGCGATGAGACCGGCGCCCGGGTAGAGGGGAAGACCCGCTGTTTAAAACAATCTTAGGTGACCCGCACACTTCTGCATATTCTTTCTGTTCCGCAGATACCATTTGCAGATAGTCCTCAAATCGAGGTTGTCTGTGCTTCCGTTTGTCGCTTTCAGTAACTTTCATTGATCAACACCTCCTTTGGTTCAGCCCTTCCTTCGGCATCGCGATGCCTCTGTACTATGGCTTCGGCTGACTTCTCACGACAAATCTTGTTTCAACCGGACTTCTTACTCTGTTTCTACCCGTTCGTGAGACCTCCCCGGGTAAGAACGCAGTCTTTCCTTCCATCCACCTGCCACATCTACACCATAGGCTTCCGGATAGTTTGGGGCTTTGGCTTGTTAGGCAGCTTTACCCAGCCTATGCATGCCTTATGTGATTCCTGTTCGTCAGGCCAGAAGTTTGCCTCCGGCTTCCTTCAGATTCCACCTCGCGATGGACACCCTTGCCTTTAGCTATGTGCTTGGCACTATCAACCCGCACTAGGGACTTTCACCCATTAGACTGCGACCATGCCGGGCGCACCTAAAAAAAGTATACCATGTCTCTGGTATACTTTTCTGACAGCATCGGTAATGTTTTGGTTCACTTAAGTTTTAGCGTATCCACTTCGGTAAAGGCTGCTTAACCTTTGCTGCTCTCCAGTAGTGCCATTATTTACCTTTTGCAAAGACTTGGTTTTTTGCTGTCTTTTTTAGGGCCTATTTTGTTTAATCCAGCTTCCTCTGTTTCTTTTCTGCCTCCCTTTTGCTTTTCAATCCCTTCTATGGCCCTACGTGGTATTACTGTTATTGTATCCCTGGGAATTACTTACTGTTTCCGAGATTACTCCATTTTGTGTATATTTTGTGTATTATAAATTAAACATGCAAATAAATAATTCCTTCGGAGATTTTGTCGATATTTGCAAATTACAAAATATTTTATATAGTATAACATATCAAATTAGATAATATGATGAGCAGTTATTTCATCCTGTCACGACTGACGAGTATTAATAATATTCTGTAGTAAAGTTTGACAAAATTAAATCGATTTAATGCATGAAGGATGTGTGAGGGTATATCCTGTCTGGGTTTCTACAAATTATCCCATTATATTTTTTTATTTCATTGAACAGACAGGCAGGATTTTTTTAAATCTGCATAGAATAATATAGAGCAACCGCCAACTTAATTATGATTCAGGAATCGGCAACAACTTCAACTCTCAATTCGACATGACTTCTCAATTTTTACAGTAAACAACTCACCAGTATCCTGAAGGAACCCCCGAAAAGAGGTGTTTTTTATGGAAAGGTGGACATTAAGTTTACCCGAAGGGAAAATCTTTTTCTCTGGATTTGATTGGCGTAATTTTTACCGTTCCAAAGCGGCAGTGACTTGTTTGGCAGTTATTCTTGCCTTTGTTTTGGCCGCGGTTGCCTATTCAATTGCCAACAAGACGGTTGTTCTGCAGGTGGACGGCAAAGCAAGCCAGGTTAAGACCTTTTGCAGTACGGTTGACGACTTGATTAAAGCGCAAAAAGTGACTTTGAAAAAAGAAGATGAAGTGACCCCGTCCCTGGAAACAAAGCTAAAAGAAAACATGAAGGTAGTTGTTAACCATGCTTTGCACGTAACCCTGATTGCGGACGGCAAGACGTCAGAATTTATGAGCTGCCGCAATACGGTGGGAGATGTGCTTAAGGAACAGGGAGTAGACCTCTCCGGAAAGGATATAGTTTATCCTTCAACTGCTGAGCGTCTTAATGAAGGGGCCAAAATCAGGGTAGTGCGTGTAAGCGTTAAGGAAAAAGTGGAAGAAGCGCCTATTTATCCAAAAGTCGTCCGGGAAACGGACCCGAACCTGGCCAACGGACTCATGCGGGTTGTCAAAGCAGGAAAGAATGGAATAGAGAAGAGGATCTGGCAGGTAACCTATCATGACGGACAGGAGTTTAAGCGTCTTCTGGCCAGCAGCAGTGTTTCAAGATCCGCCGTTGATCGTGTCGTGGCGTTAGGTACGGCCACACAGGTTTCCCGTGGGGGTATGAATATTCGTTTCAGCAGTGCTCTTGATGTAGTTGCCTCCGCATATACATATACAGGGCATAACACTTCGTCCGGAACAGCTCCGGGTTTTGGAACGGTCGCCGTAGATCCCAGTGTGATTCCCCTGGGCAGCAAATTGTATATTGAAGGTTATGGGTATGCTACTGCATTAGACCGGGGAGGATCTATAGTAGGCAACAGGGTTGATGTATTTATGGACAGTTACTCCCAGGCAAGACTTTGGGGAGTCCGGCGGGTCAGGGTCTATGTTTTGTAGAAAATATTAGAAAAATATAAATACGTAAAAAGCTGCCCCCTCTATCGAATGTCCCAGGCGTTCTTTAAAGGGGGTAATTTTCTGCAAGTTTAAACCCTTCCTCGAAACACTTTATGTTTTGAAAGCCGGCTTTGCCGGGAAATGCTTCCTGGATTGCCTGTTGGACATTTGTTTTTTCAAGCGGAATCCAAAGCTTGGTCAGAATGCCCAGGGCTACCATGCAGGCGCCTTTTTCGCTGAATATTTCACGGGCTTTATTAACAACCGCGAACCCTAAAGATTGCGGGTTAACCTTATCCTTTGGCGGCTGGGCATAATCCATGTCATAGATCAGGACTGTTCCGTCGCCGTTTGAACCAAGGAAGGAAGCAAAACGCTCGTATGATTTGTTGTTCAGGATGACCAGTAAATCGGGCCTTTCAATCAGGGGAAACAAAATATCATCACTGCTGATAATTATTCCGGACTGGCTTAAATCTCCTCGCGCGCCGGCTCCGTATGTCTGGCTTTGGGCAGTGTTAAATTCCTGCAAAAAGGCGGCTTCGGCAAGTATCTTGCCTGCCACACCTATACCCTGGCCGCCTGAGCCGCTTAAGATAACCCGCCAGGTATTCTTCATTTTTTGCTAACCTCTACTCCCTAGTGTATGCTGACAGCAGGTCGGGAAGATCTCTGTCGGTCAATCTTCCGCGCCAGGAGAAATTTTCTTTTTCAGCATCTTTCATTTGATTGTAGTTTTCAATGGGGACAAACTTATCTTTCATCCACTCTAACTGCTTGATTACATCGCCTATTTCATTGTATCTGGCATAGTACGTTGGGCAGGGTGAAATGATTTCCACGAAGGAGAAGCCTTTTTTCCCGAGAGCCTCTTTGATAAAATTCTTCATTTCAACAACGTGGTAAATAGTTGTCCGGGATACATAATTGGCTCCCGCCAGGTCGGCAAGCCTGCACATATCTATGTCGGGCTCGGCTTTTCCGGAGCGGGAGGTACTGGTTATAACGTTATGAGGCGACAGGGGTGAAAACTGCCCCCCGGTCATGCCGTAGTTGAAGTTGTTGACAACTATCGTTGCAATATCTACGTTGCGCCTTGCGGTATGAATGAAGTGGCTCATGCCGATGGCGGAACAATCGCCGTCTCCGAGGAGGCAGACGGCCTTAATCTCCGGGCGGACGAGTTTGATTCCGGTAACAAAGGCCAGAGTTCTTCCGTGGGTGCCGTGGAAACGGTGGCAGCGCACATAATCGCCGACTCTTCCGGAGCAGCCTATTCCGTTGGCCAGAAGTGTTTTATCCGGCGGTATCTCCAATTCGGCAAGGGCCAGGGCTAAAGCCTTGAGCGCCACACCGTTGCCGCAGCCCGGACACCAGATGCTGGGCAGGCGATCCATCGCCAGATATTGCCTGTAATCAGCTAAAGGCATCAGCTGTTTTCCTCCTTGAGGGCCGAAAGAATCTCGGAAGGCGCAATAACCTCCGCGTCCTGCTTGTTCACACCCTTTAATATTTCCGGCGGAAAGCCGCAGGAAAGCAGCAGTTCCCTGACTTGTCCACGATTTGCCTCGACAACCAGAATCTTTTTAGCCCCGGAGCATAATTCCTTCACCCTTTTACCCGGGAATGGCCAGATAGTGCGCAGTTCCAGCATTCCCGCTTTAAGACCCCGGCTGTTTACAGCTTCAAGGGAGGCTCTTGCGGAAATCCCGAAAGACACTACGATGAAGTCGGCAGGTTGGGGACCATGGAAAATAGGCGCCGGAAGTTCTTCCTGGTAATTGTCTATCTTTCTGGCCAGCCGCTGAACCAGTTCTTCGGCAACCTGCGGATTGTCGCTGGAGTAGCCGCTTGCCTGGTGGACAAGTCCGGTTACCCTGAGGATGTAGTCATCCCCGAAGTTGGACATAACGGGCACGTCGTTATGCAGGACGCCGTAGGGCAGATATGCATCGACAGGGCCGGACGGATTTTCACGCTGGTATAAGTTGAGCTCACCGGATTCACGGATTTCAACTTTTTCCCGTAAATGAGCCAGCGCAGCGTCGGACAGCAGGATTACCGGCGTGCGGAATCTTTCCGAAAGGTTGAATGCTTCAACTGTCAGGTTGTAACAGTCCTGTACCGACGAAGGCGCAAGCACGATCAGGCTGTGATCCCCCGGGCTTCCCCAGCGGACCGCCATTACATCGCTTTGAGAAAACTTGGTGGCAATTCCCGTGCTCGGGCCGTAACGCTGCACGTTGATAATCACACAGGGCGCCTCCGCCATAGCCGCAAATCCAATGTTTTCACTCATCAGAGC from Desulfotomaculum sp. includes the following:
- a CDS encoding 2-oxoacid:ferredoxin oxidoreductase subunit beta translates to MPLADYRQYLAMDRLPSIWCPGCGNGVALKALALALAELEIPPDKTLLANGIGCSGRVGDYVRCHRFHGTHGRTLAFVTGIKLVRPEIKAVCLLGDGDCSAIGMSHFIHTARRNVDIATIVVNNFNYGMTGGQFSPLSPHNVITSTSRSGKAEPDIDMCRLADLAGANYVSRTTIYHVVEMKNFIKEALGKKGFSFVEIISPCPTYYARYNEIGDVIKQLEWMKDKFVPIENYNQMKDAEKENFSWRGRLTDRDLPDLLSAYTRE
- a CDS encoding 2-oxoacid:acceptor oxidoreductase subunit alpha produces the protein MTIKKLLTGNEACTYAAVNAGARFFAGYPITPATEIVEMCSELMPAHNGVFIQMEDEIASIAAVIGASLGGTKAFTATSGPGFALMSENIGFAAMAEAPCVIINVQRYGPSTGIATKFSQSDVMAVRWGSPGDHSLIVLAPSSVQDCYNLTVEAFNLSERFRTPVILLSDAALAHLREKVEIRESGELNLYQRENPSGPVDAYLPYGVLHNDVPVMSNFGDDYILRVTGLVHQASGYSSDNPQVAEELVQRLARKIDNYQEELPAPIFHGPQPADFIVVSFGISARASLEAVNSRGLKAGMLELRTIWPFPGKRVKELCSGAKKILVVEANRGQVRELLLSCGFPPEILKGVNKQDAEVIAPSEILSALKEENS